The Peribacillus simplex genome contains the following window.
CGGGTGTTTAAACTTGCCTGGGATTTATGCGGGGAAGCATTCGGGCAGCGCCTCCTTCAATACGAGCGCTATTACACGGGTGATCCAGTTCGGAAAAGAGCCATTTTTTATAATAAATATAAGAAAAACAAAAACTTCACCATGGTAGATGAAGTGCTTAACAAACCGATACAAGTAGCCATCGATGCGATCAACCAGTAATTTTAATCGTTGAATAGGGAGGGGGGGCGTCATGATTTCGTCCGTTGAGAAGGTAATAAAGATACTTGATTTATTCACTAATGAAGAACCCTCACTTGGAAATAAGGAAATTGCTGAAAAATTGAATATGAGTCCAAGTTCATCACATCATCTCGTGAAAACGATGTGTAAGGAAGGGATGCTGATCCAGGGCAAAGATCGAAAATACCGGCTTGGGTGGAAGTTACTTGAGTGGAGCAGTAAAGTCATGTATCAGCAGGATATTCATTATGAAGCAGGACCTATTTTAAGTAATCTTGTCCTGCAATTTAGAGGGAATTCTCATATTGGGATGTTTCACGAAGGCGAAGTCAGGTTTGTGATGAAAATGTCGTCCCCTCATGCTGAGCATATGACCACATTTATAGGAGCAAGAAAACCAGCGTATTGTACGAGCAGCGGGAAAATATTACTTGCTTTTAACCCATCCTTTATTCAGCCTACGCTTGCAAAAGGGCTTTTGAAGCACTCAACAAATACGATTACTTGCATTAACCAATTGGATGAAGAATTAAAGGCCATCCGCAAACAGGGATTTGCGAT
Protein-coding sequences here:
- a CDS encoding IclR family transcriptional regulator, with translation MISSVEKVIKILDLFTNEEPSLGNKEIAEKLNMSPSSSHHLVKTMCKEGMLIQGKDRKYRLGWKLLEWSSKVMYQQDIHYEAGPILSNLVLQFRGNSHIGMFHEGEVRFVMKMSSPHAEHMTTFIGARKPAYCTSSGKILLAFNPSFIQPTLAKGLLKHSTNTITCINQLDEELKAIRKQGFAISDDENDFGLYGVAAPIKSYNGQVIAALNLVGDRNYMIGREKTNIIQSVIRSAQMISKQVGYMSLV